Part of the Carnobacterium pleistocenium FTR1 genome is shown below.
ACGAAGCTAGTATTTTAGGAACGTTTGCAACTGGACCCGCTATTCGTGACACCGTTGCCAATGTTATGTCAGAAACAATTGGTACTTTCGTATTGGTATTCGCTCTTATGATGTTCGGAAAAAATACATTTACTGATGGATTAAACCCATTAGTCGTAGGGGTATTAATTCTTTCAATTGGTCTCTCTCTAGGAGGATCAACAGGCTACGCAATCAACCCTGCACGTGACTTAGGTCCACGTATTGCGCATCAATTATTACCGATTGCAAACAAAGGAAATTCCGACTGGGGTTACTCATGGATTCCAGTAGTAGCACCAATGATAGGTGGAGCTATCGCTGCATTACTTTATATCGTTATTACCTAATTGACAAAGAAAAGATCCTTTCGTATATGGATTATTTTTGAAGCAACTTGAGTGGAGCCACTCAAGCTGCTTTTTTGGTTAGTTGGCAAATGGTGTTGATGCTTCAAGATGAAATTTCTTCTGGAATGTACGAGTTTGCTTGTAAAGCCACGGTACCATTTGTAAGCCTGTAGTCTTACAAACTTTCAAGCCTCAAACAGAGAACGTAATCGCTGAAGCTCAACACTCTGTAATTCGCATTGAATCCAATGCATTGGCTACAAGCAACTCTATTCCGCATAAATTTTAGGTGATTGAGATGGTTAATCTAACAACACTAAAAATGATAGCGACCTTTTTTTAATAAAATGATGTAAAAATAGTAATTGGCAGTACCTAAACAATTGCTCTCCAAATAGTCGGATTTCCGCCTTACTGTATTGCTGTTAAACATGATATACTGTATTAACTAGTAGTTGGAGGAGCCGTTTAAAATGAAACGAACTAATTTGAAAATCGGGATGCTCATAGTTTTGGTAGCTGTTTTTATATTTTTCTTTAATCTTACTAAAGCGAATAGAACGTTAGCCCAAATGAATGAAACTTATAAATTATCGGATACGTTTAAACATGAAAGTTTAGCAGATCGCTCAAAATTTGTAACGGAACGCGATGGTGAGGTAACAATTGTTGTTCTAGGTAGCAGTGTAACTTATGGAAAAGGTGCGACCAAAGCACAACCCGTGTGGGGTAATTTACTGGAAACGAATCTTGACGAGACGGATGGAATCAATGCTAAAGTCATCAATCACGGGTACAACGGCTACAGTACAGCAGATCTGATTTCAAGGCATAAAATCAAGTCCGTCATTAAAGACGATCCAGACATCATCATTTTTGAATTGTGTTTGATCAATAATAATCGCTATCCACAAAGCGATATGGATCAAACAAAAGCAGACATCCAATGGATCATGGACACGTTTAATGACAAACTACCAGATACATTAGTTATTTTACAAACCGCAAATCCGACTAATTACAATGATGTGCTTTTACAAGATGCTCAGTTTACCTATGGTCAATACAATAATGAAATTGTTGAATATGTTAAAGAGCAGCAGTGGCCGATTATTGATATTTATCAATTGATGCAAACTAGACTTGAAGAACGAGATTTATTGACTGGAGATATTCTGGCTGATAATGTTCATCCAAACGGAAAAGGGTATGGTATGTGGTTCGAATTACTGAAAGAGCGAGTGAATGTACCGGTGAAAGAACTTCATTAATAAATTATGAAGGCCCCAAGAATGAAAATTTTTGAGGCTTTTTCGTTTTTATTTCTTTTCTAGCGAATTGTATTTGAGAAAAGGTAATAGGCGTTAGTTCGGGCAACTTCGGCTAGTCGCTTTCACTTGAGTAGTAGTAATGACCGCTAGTTCGAGTAACTCAATAGTCCTTTACCGTTTGAGTAAGGGCAACGAGCCTTTATTTAAGCAACTCGATGCTACTTTTCATTTTGAGTAGAGGTAATGAGCTCTATTTTGAGCGACTCAATAGACATTATCCATTTGAGTAGAGGTAACGGGTATTAGTTCAGGCAACTCTAGCTGCTTTTCTTCTTGAATCGACTAAATACTAAAGCTAAGATAACCAAAAAGGTAATATAAGGTCTTGATACGCTATTAGTTAATGAATCTAAATCAATTGTAATTTTCAGTTTCATAAATAAATTTGCATCTCACTTTAAATGTGATTATAATTAGAATAAGATTAAAAAAACTAAAGAAAGGGAGAGGATCATGGAAATCATTAAGCTAATTGGAATTTTAATTATTGTAGTGGGGTTCATTTTTAAGTTTGATACGATTGCCGTTGTATTGCTTGCAGCACTGGCTACAGCTCTATTTTCAGGTATCTCATTTACCGATTTTTTAGTTTTGTTAGGAGAAGCATTTGTCTCTAACCGGTTAGTAACATTATTTTTACTTACTCTACCTATGATAGGATTAACGGAAAGATATGGGTTACGCCAGCAAGCAGTTAAGTTGATAGAGAAGATGAAAGGACTGACACCTGGTCGTTTCCTATCTTTATACATGGTTATTCGTGAACTCGCAGGATTCTTTTCTGTACGTGTCCAAGGACATACACAATTCATCCGTCCGTTAGTTGAACCGATGACTCAAGCAGCTGCCAAAACTAAATATGGTGAAATCAGCGATGAAGATATTGAACGTCTTAAGGCACGCTCGGCAGCAACAGAAAACTACGGAAACTTTTTTGCTCAAAATACTTTCATTGCAGCAGCAGGTGTTTTATTGATTACTGGAACATTGGAATCTTTAGGATATGAAGTTTCAGCGGTAGCTATTGCTCAAGCTTCTATTCCGATTGCTTTAATTATGTTAATTTTAGTAGCAGGATCAAATATTTTATTTGATCGGAAATTGCAACGAAAATATGAGAATAAAGAAAACTTAGTAGCACAAAAAGAGGAGGAATAATAATAAATGGAGGCACTTGTAACTAATATATTAGAATTCTTCTTCATCATGATTGGTTTATTACTTATTTACACAGCTAGTAACGTTTTTAGAGATCAAAAGCATCCAACACGTTTAGGCACAACGTTATTCTGGCTCTTATTAGGAATTGTATTTGCTTTTGGAAATTTCATACCCGCAATGATTAATGGCGTATTACTTATAGGAATAGGTGTATTGACATTGTTTAAACAAGTCCGTCTAGGAGAAGTTAAGAAAGTGGATGAAAATAAAGCGTTAGAATCTAGTAATCATTTAGGCAATAAAATTTTTATCCCCGTTATTGCTTTAGCGGTAGTGGCTGTTCCAATTGCACAATTCACGCCTCTTGGTGGACAAGTAGGTATTGGAGTAGGAGCAGTTATTTCTTTAATAATTGCTGTTCTCATGACTAAATCAAAACCAAGAATGGTTTTAGATGAAGGAGACCGCATGATTCAACAAGTAGGCACGACTGGGATTTTGCCACAGTTGTTAGCCGCACTGGGTGTCATTTTTACAGCTGCTGGTGTAGGTGATGTTATTGCAAGTGGAGTTTCAACTTTTATACCAGAAGGAAATCAGTTATTAGGTGTCATCGCCTATGTGTTAGGAATGGTCATTTTTACAATGATTATGGGGAATGCGTTTGCTGCTTTTACTGTTATTACAGCTGGGATAGGAATTCCTTTTGTCATCGCCCAAGGAGGAGACCCAGTTATTGCAGGAGCTTTGGCAATGACAGCTGGTTTTTGTGGTACGCTGTTAACACCTATGGCTGCTAACTTTAACGCTTTACCAGCTGCCTTGTTGGAAATGAAAAATTTGAACGGTGTTATTAAAGAACAAGTACCATTTGCTTTCAGCATGATTGTAATTCATATCGCATTGATGTATTTCTGGGCATTTTAAAACAACTATTAAACAATAAATGGTATTCTTTATGAACGAAAATAATTATGTTGAATTTTACAAAGAAGGCAACTATTGAAAGGAGTATGATTATAAATGAAACTACTAGTAACTGGATTTGACCCATTTGGCGGTGAAAAAATTAACCCAGCTCTTGAAGCTGTCAGAGGTCTAGCGGATAGTATTAAAGGAGCCGAAATCAAAAAATTAGAAATTCCAACTGTATTCGGAAAATCAGCTGAAGTTGTTAGAGCGGCTATTGAAGAATTTCATCCGGATGTTGTATTAAACGTTGGACAAGCAGGGGGCCGTTTTGCAATGACACCTGAACGTGTAGCAATCAATGTAGATGATGCGCGTATTCCAGATAACGAAGGCAATCAGCCGATTGATGAAGCTATTCAAGAACAAGGAAAAGCAGCTTATTTTACTCAGTTGCCTGTTAAAGCCATAGCAACAGCAATCAAGGCAGCTGGTATACCTGGAGCTGTTTCTAATACAGCTGGGACGTTTGTCTGCAATCATATTATGTATCAAGTTCAATATTTAATTGATACTCAATATCCGGCAATCAAAGGTGGATTCATTCATGTGCCTTTTATTCCTGAACAAGTAGTAGACAAATCGAATCTACCTTTCATGAATTTAACTGATATCACTAAAGGATTGACAGCGGCAATAGAGGCAATTGTTGCTTTTGAGGGCAAAGAAGATCTAAAAGAAATAGGGGGAGCGATTTATTGATATGCGAGCTGAAACTATCCTGCCAGTTTTTGTTTATGGCAGTTTAAAAACTAGCGAATTTAATTATAAAAGTTATCTAGATGGTAAAGTGTCTATAGTTGAACCAAAACGTGCCCGAATTAGAGGTACTCTTTATAATATGCCGTATAAAGGATATCCAGCTCTTTTAGTTGAAGATTCCAGTACAGAGTGGGTATACGGTGAGCTATTTGAATTGCTTGATTATGAATCAACGTTATCTCAATTAGATAGTCTAGAAGGGTATTATGGAGTGGATCATCCAGCTAATGAATACGTGCGCAGTGTAGTAAAAGCTGAAATATGGCATGATAGATCTAGGATTTATGTAGCACAGGAAGTTTTTGTTTATCTTTATCAAGTAGAAAAAGATATTCTGTTTACTAAACAAAGTCAAGTAATGAAAAAGGGTATTTGGCAATCAAACTAGATACATAAGAAAGCCAAGAAAAAACTTCTTTATAAAATGAGAAAATAGCACTAGAAGAGCAAAATTCTTCTAATGCTATTTTTTTATTTTTCAATGATTATACAAAAGTTGCTAATACTTTGATATGAATTACCTGTCGTGAATAACTAATATAAGCCTCAATTTCATTATGAAAACGTTTGTTCGGTATAAGCTTCTACCATTACCTGTTTTTCGGTGGTAAGATGGTTTAGGTCATTATGGTCATTCCTCTAATTTTTTGATTTGGAATTCATTTTGACTGTACCGTAAATGGCTTTTTAGTTATCTAGCTTAATTTTACAATCCGTGATATTAATGGATAAACTAAAAAAGTAGAAATAAAAACTATTTTAGCTACTAAGTTTCGACTAGCAAGTCACTACATAGTGGTACTATTCTAGTTTATGGTCAATAAGGTCTAAGTAATTATAAAAAATCAAGGAGGAAGCAACTTTAATGATGGACCTTATTTTTAACATAGTTGTCATATACATTATTGGGTTTGGAATATTGAAACTAAAAATTTATATAGACTTTAAGACTTCTGATTATCGCCATGCAAGTAATCATAATTTTTGGCAAACCTTTTTCAATAAAGGAAATATGGGTGAATACAATATTTACCGCAGTCTTGAAAAAGTAAAAGGGGAAAAGCTGTTAATGACGAATCTTTACATTCCTAAAGAGGATGGAAGTACAACAGAAATTGATTTGGTGATGATCACAAAATCGGGTTTGTTTGTTGTAGAGTCAAAGAATTACAGTGGCTGGATTTTTGGCGATGAAAGAAACTTTAACTGGACTCAAACTTTCCCAAATAAGCAGCAGTTCAAATTTTTTAATCCCATTTGGCAAAACAAGGGACATATTAAGGCTTTAAAAGCCGTTTTAGCTCTTACCGAAGATTCTTTGGTGCACTCATTCATTATTTTCAGCAGTCATTGTGAATTAAAGAAGATTACGGTGACTAGTTCTAATGTTCAAGTTTTCCAACAAAATCAGCTGAAACGAATGTTAAAAAGAAAACAATATAACGAGCCTCGCTTAACTTCAGATGAGATGCAGGCTTATTTTCAAATGCTTAAACCTTTCATGCATGCTGACAAGAAAACCAAAAAGCTGCATATCAAAAGAATTCAAGAAAGATTAAGTCTGGCAAAAAAATGAGTGTTCTATTCGTCGAGTTTCTAAAGATAAAAATGAATTTCTTCATCCACACCAAAAAATACAATTCAAAATAGTTGAAGGGTGCTTAAGAGAAATTCTTAAGTATTTTTTTAGTTAAGTTTAAATTGTTTAGCTTAGAGCGTACAGTTATTTTAAGAAATCTATTAGTTTGGCATTTGTCTTACTTGTAAGATAAGCTATACTAATAATGATTATAATGAAAAAATTTATTCTAGCGGAGTATTAAAAATAGTAGTAACATTGTTTAGAAAGTAATGGCGAGGAGTTTTCTGATGAAAAAACGTGAATTTGTAGTCCAAGATATATTAAGTAAAATTTACCAAGAATATTATTCAAGTGGTAAGTTACCTACTCAAAGGAGTTTAGCTGTTCAATATGAAGTTTCACGATACACGATACAGGAAGCCATCAATAGCTTGAGTGATATTGGAGTTGTTCAAGTTGTTCAAGGATCTGGAACATTTATTCGAAAAGATGCTAAACAAAATCCTTTAATTTATAATTCTTTGACAAGAAATTCCTATGCTCGAATTAGTTCAAAAATTATTTTTTTGGAGAAACAACCTGCATTGGAAGAAGATCGTCAAATTTTTGAAATAGATAATGAACAATATGTTTGGGTCTTTCAACGTATTCGTATCGTAAACTATAAAATAACTCAAATTGAAACTTCAAAATTACCGGTTTCTCTTTTTCCAGATTTAACTTCTCACATTGTTGAAGACTCTATTCAAAAGTTTGTACAGCAATCTGGGTATGATATTTCACATTATATAACGAGTTACACTCCTGTTTTGATAACTAGAAAACAGTCTGAATTATTGCTTTGTAAAAAAGGCACTCCAGCAATGAAGATCATTAATCGTGGTATTTTAAAAAGTGGGCAAGTTTATGAATATAGTGAAGTAACTGCTATCGATTACACATGCACCTATCTTATTCCATTTAATAAAGAAAGCCATCAAATAAGGCAAAATGATTAAATGAAAAGAACCTGTCACAGCACAAATCAGTGTGTGGCAGATTCTTTTTATTTTCTGATTAAGGAGTAACGATTGTACCATCCGGTGTACGACTTTGTGTCCATTCATGAGGCCGATAGATGATAGGATATTCTTCGGCTAATTCTTCGTTAAAGTCAACCCCAATTCCAGGCATATCTATTGGATAAAAGTAGCCTTTTTCAGCTACTGGTACATATGAAAAAAGCTTGGCTGTATTTTCAGGTACTAGTATATTTTCTTGAACTGCCGCGTTATGAAGGTGTATGTTTAAATGGGTATTTACAGCAATACCAATTGGTGTGATATCAGAAGGAGTATGCCAAGCCATTCGTATTCCCATAGCGTCACAAAAATGTGCTAATTTGATAGCCGGTGTGATTCCGCCCAATTGTGAAACATGTGCACGCATATAATCAATTTCACGGTTCTTAACCAAAGACTGCCATTCCATTGGGTTATTAAATAATTCACCAGTAGCAATTGGGGTCGATGATTGAGATCGAATTTGTTTTAGCCATTCATTTTGATCAGGTGGCAGTAAATCTTCTAAGAAAAATAGATTATACTCTTCAGATTTTTTAGCAAATTGTACTGCTTGATTTGGGTAAAGACGTTCATGAACATCATGAAGCATCTGGAACGAGTTGCCATACTTATTGCGAATGCTTGCAAACATGTTCAAGGTTGTATCCATATATTGGTACTGGTCAAAATAAGAACCTTCAGAAGTGTTTTTAGGCGTATTCAGTTCAGCAGCTGGGCCACCATAGAAACCTAATTGACAGCGAATATATTGGTAACCTTCAGCAAGGATAGTATCGATCTCCTGGTAGAGGTCGTCTAGGTTATCTGCCACCGCATGAGTATAACTAGCAATGGCATCTCTAGATTTCCCACCTAATAACTGATAGAGCGGCATATCACATAATTTTCCTTTGATATCCCAGAGAGCCATATCTATTCCAGAAATAGCGTTATTAATTACTGGACCGTTTCTCCAGTAGGAATTAACGGTCATCATTTGCCATAAATCTTCAATGTTATTAGCATCTTTACCAATCAGTAAAGGTTTTAGATACTCGTCAACCATAACTTTAACTGCTAAAGGGCGTTGTTGAAAAGTTGCACAACCATAACCTATGACACCTCTATTTGTTTCTATTTTCACTACTACTAAATTGTGTCGATCTGGTTTGATGGTGTAACTTTTAATATCTGTAATAATCGTTGGTTTCATGTTCAAACCTCTCTTCCTTTTTTTAAGACTACATGTATATTGAAACATGTAATGGGAACGGCTGTCAATTTGGTATGAAAAGATAGAGATATATGGATAAAAACCAGTCCAATAATCATCATAAATTCAAAAAACGTTGTTACATCAAAGGATTCTTTCGTATTATTCATATTAAGGACTGTTTTTATAATTTGGAATATTGTGCTATCATTTAAATTGTAAACGGAAACAAAAAATAATTAGAGAAAAAGGGTGGGGAATCAAATGAAAAAAGAAGAGGTTGCAAAACAAATTATTCAACATATTGGAGGCCAAGCAAATATAAATAATGCTTGGCATTGTATGACACGGTTAAGATTTAATCTTAAAGACAAAGAAAAAGTGAATTACAAAGAATTGGAAAAGATACCAGGTGTAGTCGGTACAAAGTTTCAAAGTGATCAATTACAAATTGTTATCGGGACAAATGTGGCTAGCTATTATGAAATATTAGCTAAAGAATTAGGTATCGAAGAGGATTCAGATAGTAACCATAATCAAAATAGTGAGAAAAAAGGATTAGTTTCTTTATTTATGGATACTGTTTCTGGCGTTTTTGGTCCTATCGTGCCGGCAATTGCGGGTGCTGGTATGATAAAAGGATTGATGGCTGGTCTTGTTGCATTGAATGTCATTTCTAATGAGACACCAACTTTTCAAGTAATTGATATGTTAGCTAGTGGAGTATTTGTATTCTTGCCCTTTTTTGTTGCAGCTTCTGCAGCTCGAATTTTTAAAACCAATCAATATCTAGCGATTGCAATCGCTGCTACATTGCAATTTCCAACGATGACTGCTGCTGCAGCCGCTGGAGAATTTTCAAACTTTATGCTTTTTGGCATAGTTCCTGTACCAGTATTTAATTACGCTGGAACAGTAATCCCAATTATTTTTGCAATTTTAGCTTTGAGTTATATTTATCGGTGGGTTGACAAAGTCTTACCAGAAATATTACGTACCGTATTTACTCCGACAATTTCATTATTTGTTGGAGGAATATTTGCTTTAACAGTAATAGGACCTATCGGAATCTATGCGGGTAATCTTCTTGCTGATGGAGTGAGTTGGTTGTTTACCATTTCTCCAATTTTAGCTGGTGTGGTAGTTGGGTTAATCAGACCAATTGCGATCCTTACGGGTTTACATCATGCTATGACTCCGATTGCGTTACAAAATTTTGCCAATCAAGGCTACGATATGCTAATGCCAATGATGTTTATGGCTAATATGGCTATAACCGGTGCAACGATTGCTTTATATAAAAAAGTTCAAACAAAGGAAGAAAAATCAATCATCATCTCAGCTGCTTTTTCAGGTCTGTTAGGTATAACTGAACCTGCTTTATTTGGGGTATTAACAAAGTATAAAAAAGCTTTTCTTGCAGCAACCATTGGTAGTGCTGTATCTTCTGCCTTTATCAGTTTCTTTGGAGTAAGGATTTATGGGTACATCTTATCAAGTATCTTCAGTTTACCAGCGTATATTGGCGAATATTTTATTTATGCAGTTTTTGGAATTATAATAGCAATAGGGGTTTCATTTGCTATTACTAGTTTCTTAGTACCAAAACAAGAAGTTGAGGAAAGTTCAAATGAAGTCCAATTGAATGCGGTTACTGATGGCCTGTATGTTCCGCTAGAAGATGTAAATGATGATGTCTTTTCAACAAAAATGCTGGGTGATGGATATGCTATGAAATCTACCTCAGGAGATATTTATTCACCTGTTTCTGGTACCGTTCAAACAATTTTCCCAACAAAACATGCGATTGGGATAGTTACAGAAAATGGACTTGAAGTTCTTGTCCATATGGGAATTGATACAGTAAGTTTAAATGGAGAAGCGTTTGATGTCTTTGTTAAAGTAGGAGAAAAAGTAACCTCTAAAATGAAAATTGCTCATATTAATTTAGAAAAAGTAAGAGAAGCCCAAAAAGATGACACTATTATTGTGGTCGTGACGAATATGGATAAAGTTCAAAGTTTAGCTGGTGAACATAATCTTGAAGGAGAACATCTTGCTGGGACTACATTAGGAAATGCTGTTTTATCTTAAAACTCAAAGATCAATAATTTTTTAGAGGAGAATAAGAAATGAAAAAAATGACTATTTTGCAACGAATAGAAGAAGCCGGTGTTATAGCTGTTCTTAGAGGCGAAACGAAAGAAGAAGTTTTAAAAACTAGTCATGCGGTAATTGAAGGCGGAATTAGAAGTATAGAATTAACCTTTACTGTTCCCGAAGCTAATGAAATCATAAAAGAATTAGCTGTTTATTATAAAAATCAAGCCGAAATAGTTATAGGAGCTGGAACAGTATTAGATGCAACAACAGCTCGCTTAGCCATTATGGCTGGGGCTGAATATATTGTAAGTCCAAGTTTTAACCCAGCTACTGCAGAAATGTGTAACCTTTACCAAATTCCTTATTTACCAGGATGTATGACCATAACTGAGATGGAAACGGCACTTAAATGTGGTGTTGATATTGTCAAATTATTCCCTGGAAGTGTATATGGTCCTAGTGTGGTTAAAGCATTTAAAGCACCATTACCTTATTTGAATATCATGCCTACAGGTGGTGTCAATATAGACAATATGGCAGAATGGTTCAACGAAGGCGTAGTTGCTGTCGGTGTTGGTGGGAATTTATTAGAGCCAGTAAAAAATGGAGATTTTGATAAAGTCACCGATTTAGCAAAACAATATATGAATAAATACCACGAAATAAAAGGACACAGATAATATGGGGAAAATTGTAACGTTGGGCGAAGTTATGATGAGACTCTCAACAAATCCTGGTGAACGATTAGCACATGCTCAACAATTTGATGTTTGTTATGGAGGTGGAGAAGCAAATGTAGCCATCTCACTTGCTAACTATGGTCATGAGGTAGTCTTTGCCAGTAAAGTTCCCAATAATGCTTTAGGCCAATCGGTAAAAAAATTTTTAAATAGTTATGGAGTATCCACTACAAACTTACTTTTTGGTGGTAAGCGTTTAGGACTGTACTATATGGAAGCTGGAGTGGCGAAGCGATCTGCGGACGTGATTTACGACCGATTGGGTTCTAGTTTTGCTGCTATAACAGAAATTGAATGGGATTTAGAAGCTCTTTTCGAAGGTGTCGATGTATTTCATATTTCTGGAATTACTTCTGCACTTTCAAAAGAGTGGCAAAAACGGACAATAGATTTAATTAAGTTTGCTAAGAATACAGGTGTTAAGATAAGTTTTGATATTAATTACCGCTCAAAACTTTGGAGTTTAGAAGAGGCACAAGAAACTATTAGAAAGATTTTACCGTATGTAGATTATTGTTCGGCTGGTGAATTGGATGCTCGCTACCTTCTTAATATTCCTAAGTGCAGCGAAAATAAAGGTATTAAAAATGAAATGATTTACTACTATCAAGAAATGCAAGGGATGTTCCCTAATATTGAAGTTTTTTATTCAACTAAAAGGGCAATCTATTCAGTAACTGAAAATGATTTAACCGGCAATATCTGGATGGATAAAAAATATTACGAATCTGATTGTCATCATATAAATCCCATTGTAGATCGTATAGGAGGCGGCGATGCCTTTTCTGGAGGTGTTTTACATGGTCTTTTATGTCAAAATGACCCTCAAACGATTATCAATTTTGCTACAGCAGCATCAGCATTGAAACACACAGTCCTAGGAGATTGTAATCAATTTAGTGTATCTGAAGTAAATGACTTTTTAGATTCAGGTTCAGGGAAGATAAAGCGATGATATCAAAAAACTTTTTAAACTAACTATCATACAAAAAATAAGCTAACGCATTAACTAATACAATATTACATTAGGTCTAACTAGTATTTAAAGTTGGTAGCTAAAAAAGAATACACAGAAAAAGAACCTATCACAGTAGGTTCTTTTTCTGTATATTCTCGTCGAGGGATAAGGTATTATTCGAAGAGCCCTTGATTTTCTAAACGAACCAACATATGATAGATGCCTTCATGGTTGTGACTATCAGTGGTGTAGTTAGCTTGTTGTTTTGCGGAACTAAGGGCATTGCCCATGGCTACCGAATATTTTTTATTTTTGAACATCGAGATATCGTTTTCGCTATCGCCGAAGACAACCATTTCATCATGTTGAATATTTTGGTTCTCCATGATGAGTTCTAAAGCATTTCCTTTCGTGATGTCCTTATTCGTGATCTCCATTTTGCGTTCGTCTGAAAAGACACATTCATATTGTGCGTAAATAGGATGGTTTTTTAACGTATCCCGCACGAAGGACATATAAGCGGGCTGTTGGACGACAGAGATCTTATTGCAAAAACTAGGCGTATCTGCCAAATTGCGTACCATATATTGATTAGGGTAACCGTCACGCGTGTCACATAACCAGCCATACATTCCGCCCATCCAGGGATAATCATCCGGTAGGCGCATCTCTCCGCGGATATTTTTTTTAATGGTGTAGATCTCATCGGGCAAATAAGTATAGATCGTATCATCTTGACTGTATTGTAATTCCACCGTAAAGAGCGAAAAGAAACGGTTGATCTCAGTGATAAACGATCCCTCTAATAAACCAATTCTGTCGCGTTTAGCGGTTGCAACATGATAAATAGACGTGCCATTAACGTCGATCATCAAACCGGCATGCTTGTCCATCTGCAACTCTAAAGCATCAGGCAACAAGCGGATGTAGCTTCGGCCACTAGCTAAAATCAATTTAACGCCTTTGGTTTGCAGCTCCATCAATTTACGGAACGTTTTAGGGGCGATAGTATGATCAGAAGTAAGCAAGGTCCCATCCATATCACATACGATTGCTTTAATTGTCATCGCAATTTCCTTCCTTTTTTTGTAATAGCCAACGCCTTACGAATCCTTTCTAAGGATTCTTTGTTTTTTGCTTCATCATGATACATCATGGCGACATAGAGAATATCAATGATCGTCATATAAAGAATTCGAGAGGTGAGTGTCTCGGATTGAAAAACAGATTCTTCTGAATCGACAATGAACGCGACGGTCGAAAGTTTCACTAAATCCGTGTGGTGGTTACCGGTTAGGACAATAATTTTGACGTGATTGGCGCATAAAATTTTTGCCACTTCAATCGTTTCAATCGTCTCGCCAGAGTGTGAAAATAAAAAAACACAATCATTTGGACCAAGCTTTGTAGCGTAGCTCAGCTGCATATGGTAATCAAAAATATAATTGCAATGAAAT
Proteins encoded:
- a CDS encoding MIP/aquaporin family protein; the encoded protein is MTGDTLQIFSEFLGTMILILLGDGVVAAVSLKKSKAEGAGWVAIALGWGAAVTIAVYVAASMGPAHLNPAVTLGMAIIGNFEWALVIPFILAQTVGAFVGAGLVWLTYLPHFKETKDEASILGTFATGPAIRDTVANVMSETIGTFVLVFALMMFGKNTFTDGLNPLVVGVLILSIGLSLGGSTGYAINPARDLGPRIAHQLLPIANKGNSDWGYSWIPVVAPMIGGAIAALLYIVIT
- a CDS encoding SGNH/GDSL hydrolase family protein, coding for MKRTNLKIGMLIVLVAVFIFFFNLTKANRTLAQMNETYKLSDTFKHESLADRSKFVTERDGEVTIVVLGSSVTYGKGATKAQPVWGNLLETNLDETDGINAKVINHGYNGYSTADLISRHKIKSVIKDDPDIIIFELCLINNNRYPQSDMDQTKADIQWIMDTFNDKLPDTLVILQTANPTNYNDVLLQDAQFTYGQYNNEIVEYVKEQQWPIIDIYQLMQTRLEERDLLTGDILADNVHPNGKGYGMWFELLKERVNVPVKELH
- a CDS encoding DUF969 domain-containing protein; amino-acid sequence: MEIIKLIGILIIVVGFIFKFDTIAVVLLAALATALFSGISFTDFLVLLGEAFVSNRLVTLFLLTLPMIGLTERYGLRQQAVKLIEKMKGLTPGRFLSLYMVIRELAGFFSVRVQGHTQFIRPLVEPMTQAAAKTKYGEISDEDIERLKARSAATENYGNFFAQNTFIAAAGVLLITGTLESLGYEVSAVAIAQASIPIALIMLILVAGSNILFDRKLQRKYENKENLVAQKEEE
- a CDS encoding DUF979 domain-containing protein, with the translated sequence MEALVTNILEFFFIMIGLLLIYTASNVFRDQKHPTRLGTTLFWLLLGIVFAFGNFIPAMINGVLLIGIGVLTLFKQVRLGEVKKVDENKALESSNHLGNKIFIPVIALAVVAVPIAQFTPLGGQVGIGVGAVISLIIAVLMTKSKPRMVLDEGDRMIQQVGTTGILPQLLAALGVIFTAAGVGDVIASGVSTFIPEGNQLLGVIAYVLGMVIFTMIMGNAFAAFTVITAGIGIPFVIAQGGDPVIAGALAMTAGFCGTLLTPMAANFNALPAALLEMKNLNGVIKEQVPFAFSMIVIHIALMYFWAF
- the pcp gene encoding pyroglutamyl-peptidase I, coding for MKLLVTGFDPFGGEKINPALEAVRGLADSIKGAEIKKLEIPTVFGKSAEVVRAAIEEFHPDVVLNVGQAGGRFAMTPERVAINVDDARIPDNEGNQPIDEAIQEQGKAAYFTQLPVKAIATAIKAAGIPGAVSNTAGTFVCNHIMYQVQYLIDTQYPAIKGGFIHVPFIPEQVVDKSNLPFMNLTDITKGLTAAIEAIVAFEGKEDLKEIGGAIY
- a CDS encoding gamma-glutamylcyclotransferase family protein, which gives rise to MRAETILPVFVYGSLKTSEFNYKSYLDGKVSIVEPKRARIRGTLYNMPYKGYPALLVEDSSTEWVYGELFELLDYESTLSQLDSLEGYYGVDHPANEYVRSVVKAEIWHDRSRIYVAQEVFVYLYQVEKDILFTKQSQVMKKGIWQSN
- a CDS encoding nuclease-related domain-containing protein, whose translation is MKLKIYIDFKTSDYRHASNHNFWQTFFNKGNMGEYNIYRSLEKVKGEKLLMTNLYIPKEDGSTTEIDLVMITKSGLFVVESKNYSGWIFGDERNFNWTQTFPNKQQFKFFNPIWQNKGHIKALKAVLALTEDSLVHSFIIFSSHCELKKITVTSSNVQVFQQNQLKRMLKRKQYNEPRLTSDEMQAYFQMLKPFMHADKKTKKLHIKRIQERLSLAKK
- a CDS encoding GntR family transcriptional regulator, translating into MKKREFVVQDILSKIYQEYYSSGKLPTQRSLAVQYEVSRYTIQEAINSLSDIGVVQVVQGSGTFIRKDAKQNPLIYNSLTRNSYARISSKIIFLEKQPALEEDRQIFEIDNEQYVWVFQRIRIVNYKITQIETSKLPVSLFPDLTSHIVEDSIQKFVQQSGYDISHYITSYTPVLITRKQSELLLCKKGTPAMKIINRGILKSGQVYEYSEVTAIDYTCTYLIPFNKESHQIRQND